GTTGCTGGGCGTCGCGCCGAGGCAGGTGCTCCAGGCAGTCGGCGAGCAGCGCCAGGTCGTAGCGGTGCGCGGCGATGTCCGCCGGTAGCGCGCCGGCGGGGGCGTGGAACAGTTCGCAGTCCGGGTGCGCGGCGCAGAAGGCATCCACCGCCGGGATCTGGCTGGCGCCCACCAGCAGCAGGCGCTGCGGCGCATAGCGGTCGAGCAGGGCGGCGAGAGCTTGTTGCGGTGTGCGTGATGAAATCATGGGGCTCGTCGAAGGCGATGATGGATGGACGAAGACTAGCGTGTGACACCCCTGTGGCCTAGTGCTGGCGCATTCTGTCAGTGCCGTCTTTACTCGGTAAGTGTCGGTCAAGACCCGATCATTAGAGGAGAGATGAATTTATGAGCATCACAAGGACCGCTTTACCCCTGCTGCTGGTCAGCACGTTGCTCACCGGCTGCGCAGGGTTGCAGAAGTCCGATTGGCCGACGTGCGCCGTGGTTGGCGGTGTCGGCGGCGCTGGTCTGGGCGCTACGGAAAGCAGTGCCTGGGCGGGTTGGGGTGCCTTGATTGGCGGTGTGCTGGGGGCGTCCTATTGCTGGGTGCATGGTGCCGAGGAACAAGTGGCGGAGGTTCCGCCGCCCGCTCCGGCTCCTGAGCCCGCTCCGGCTCCATTGCCCAAGGAAGAGACCATCGTCGTGCGTGACCTGCACTTCGCCTTCGACTCGTCGAAGATCGACGCGCAGGACAAGGACAAGCTCGACACCATCGCCACCCGCCTGAAGGGCGAAGCGGCGACCACCGAGCTGAACATTGCCGGTCACACCGACAGCGTCGGCAGCGATGCCTACAACCAGAAACTGTCCGAGC
This Pseudomonas sp. ATCC 13867 DNA region includes the following protein-coding sequences:
- a CDS encoding DUF6231 family protein, whose amino-acid sequence is MISSRTPQQALAALLDRYAPQRLLLVGASQIPAVDAFCAAHPDCELFHAPAGALPADIAAHRYDLALLADCLEHLPRRDAQQLVGGIRNLNSSKVAVLVDLDAAQAQDTDFYALAMQASERFQRDAQVLTLFTYDLHEYKQVPDWLNAKFWANPENFGKYWW
- a CDS encoding OmpA family protein, coding for MSITRTALPLLLVSTLLTGCAGLQKSDWPTCAVVGGVGGAGLGATESSAWAGWGALIGGVLGASYCWVHGAEEQVAEVPPPAPAPEPAPAPLPKEETIVVRDLHFAFDSSKIDAQDKDKLDTIATRLKGEAATTELNIAGHTDSVGSDAYNQKLSERRAHAVTNYLVDAGVPASSIKSVEGYGESQPVADNKTKEGRAENRRVEIKITRQ